The window GTGATGAATACCCTGTAATTATCTCATAAAGAAGAGAGGCCACTAATGGCTGCTTTTTCATAGAGAAGACCTAAGGAGTGCTACAAATGATTTCTTCAATCAGTTTCTCAATCTAAATGATAGAGATCATAACTAAGGCCATGCAGAACTAAAATAGAATTGTAAAACTACATGTGTTCTTATGGAAACCATGCTCGCCATATCTATACAGTGCATCTTATTAGTTTTTCCACCCACCTTCACCTGTCTAGACAACACTGTCAACATATATATATTTGGCGCCATTTTTGTGTGAACACACATAAAACCCCGTCTTTCTGTACATATTTGCTGCGTGTAAAAAAATCATCAATGGGTTATGCTTAAATAGGTTTCTTGTAAACAAGGTAAATGATGGACACAAAATGATGCTGGTTCCAGCAAACACATATGGTTAGGAGGCATCGGGAAAGAAACAAATAGAGGAATGTCATCAGATATAGCAAGAGCCCCTTGTGTTGCTACAGCTGTGCATGTCCCATCAATGCTTGTGCCTTAGGGAAAAAATTGGGATTCTGATGCTTGACGACCGTTATGTCAATCTGCGGCTATATCCTATTTGGCACCAGGGTACTGTAGCATACCAAGGATGCATATTTGTTCTGTAGTAAGTTAGGATCATAAATTACCCTGACCATTGCTAGCCCTCCTGGGCTAGCCCTCCAGGATGTTTCCCTGAGGCATTGCTCGCCAAGTTCTTCTTTCGGAAGTTGGCTTGAATGGCAAAAGTTCAGAACAACTATTGAATATGACGAAAAGGACATGACCAACtctgagtacacatttgttttgcaTTTAGCGGTATGTTTTTTTACGTGTTTACGAGAAGCCATAAAAAAGGACCAGGCAAAGTTAACTTTGCCACCAGGGCTCCAGCCCACTCCTCTTTTCGTAGTGTTGCACTCGGCAAACACTTTGCTTATGCAATGAGCAAAGTTCCAGATTCTAGTAGTGGTGTCATCAGAAGATGAAGTCACATGTCGATGCAATGGTGACGGCCGGCAAGCTCCTCGAGTAGGGATGAAAATGGATTGGAATATTTCCGCTTTtccgaagaaaaaatagaaatggaGTGGAAATATGAAAACGAAAACGGAAtttgcaaaacaaaaacaaaaatgaatTTTTTATATGGAAACGGAAACAAAAACAAAATGGTGTTTTCCAGTGGAACGGACGAGGAAACTGAACTTTTCGCTTCCATGAATATGGAATTACCATTTTTGCTATAGACCTATGCCTCTTTGTAGCCCAAGAACCAAGCAATAGACAATGACACAATGAGCAAATGAACATAATGGATCATTTAAGGCCCAACTTCTACTACCACAGATGTACTCAGCTAGACCCTGCACGCAGTTGTCCGCTACGCCTCCAACACTACACTAAGTTGCTAACATAATCATATCTTCtttgtagccatgttaacaatTTATTAAATTTATTAGGTTTTGTGTGTttttctctatgattcaaggggttTTAAGCCAACGTCAACTTCTATTTCTGTGTCCGCTCCGTGTTCGTTTCCGGTAGTATCTGTTTCCATATTCATTTTCGGGGTTTCTGTATCCCTTTCTTCTTCTGCATAAAAATATAAATACAAATATGGTAGCACCCAGTTCCGCTCGTTTCCGCTCCTTTTTCATCCCTACCCTCCGGCACTAGACCAAGTTCCAGATTGTTGGCCTGACGCACCGCCTGCTGGGTGCTGCCCATGCATGCTCTTGTTGGCCGCTGGGAATGCGCACATGCTCCTGTTGGTATCTCCTGCTAAGGATTGTGTCAGAGGAAGGTCTGGTCATCTGGAGACGAGATCGACGAACAACACAACTAATGATCGGGCGATTCGAGCATCGTGGCCCAACTGGACGACGATTTTCTTACCGATATTTATTTTCCAGATTACTTTTCCATCGATCTGTGACTTATACATATACCTAAATAAAAAAGGAATCGCTCGAAATCAAAGTAGGGCGAGCGCCTCACCTCGCTCTACCCACAGCTCCGACCCAACTGCAAGTTCAGTACGCCAACTACCGAATATGTAGAAAAACACATGGCCAACTCTGGATGTTATCAGAAGATGAAGTCACGAATGCAATGGTGAGGATCGGCGTGCCCCTTGGCTACGGGATGTGACGGGGTGCATGCTCTCTGGGCATGACCCCCTATCACTTCCATAACCACCGATAACGACACGGTAATCCTCGATGGAATTTTAGTTGCAACCGTTGAACTTAGCTCGCCATGAGCAGAACAGTGCTGTGCGCCAGAGTTATGGTATACACCGCCAGAGTCTAACAAATCTTATATTTTTCATTGGTGAAAGTTGCCCTTTAAATTTTTTAACGGTTGTATTCAAAGAGAACCCGTCTAACAATTCGTACATATATATACCACTGTCAAGCGAGTGCATTCTCTATATGCTTCACGGGTCGCAAGGTAGAAAGAAAGTTGGTTTAAGCATAGGAAACATGGGCAAAGGAATATTTTATCTGCGGGACTAAATTGTATGGGGGAGTTCACAGTTTATGTGACCAACATTTTTATTGGAATAACATATATAGAAGACATCCTTTAAATATAATCAAACTGAAGCACATATAAATTCATCATAGTACAAGTAGGAGCAATGCTGTACTCAAAATAAGAAAAGAAATGTGTCTGTCGACCTCAACAGCTAGCTATCTATTACTCCTTGGAAGGGTCGAGGACGTGCCCCGCGAAGACAACAGCTCCGGTTGCCTCCTCCACTATGTAGTAGGCAAATGGATGGTCGGCAATGAAATCCACCTGCGGAGGTGTTGGAGGTGACGGAGGCCTTGCGCATCCAAGAGCCCCAACCAACACAGTGACAGCGGCGGCTTCAGTTCCTTCCTCATTTACCTCGACAACAGCCTTGTGGATAACATCCCCCACCACTATCGGCAAGCCAGAGCCATCGCCCTCCACCATTTCAGATAGGTTGCCACGCTCACAGAACGGCAGCTCAAGCCCTAGCTTCTTGAGCACGGCGACGATGCTGCTATGGAAGGACAGCTTGAACTTTGGCATCCGGAACTCGCGGAGGGCGATTTGCTGCTCCGGCAGGTGGTCGTGCAGGAACCCAGGTCGGGACGCAATCGTGTCCAGCAGCCCCCACAGGCCGTCATGGGCGTCCGGGAGAAATATGCACATGGAGAACTGTGTGTACCCGGTACGATTGGAGCCGGAGAACACCGACCGAGCAGCACACTGGGATGGATAGGCGTTGCCTGCCCAAGGATCAGGCTTGTAGCGGTTGCCAAATGCATTACCAGGGTAGCCAGTCCGACCTGGAACATGGGGGAGGGCGATATATGGTGGGTTAGGAGGGTGGCCAAACCGACCAAGTGCACCATTAGGATATGGCCTGGGATAGGCGTACGGAGAGGTGGGGttgcggaatggaggaggaggatagGGACGATGACGGAAGTATGGTGGGGGTCCGGTGGAAATATAATTTGCAGACCGACCCCGACGGTTGTATGAAGCCCTCACATGGGCATGGGAATAAGGAGCACCATGGTCGGGGCCGCCATACTCACCGGACTGACCAACACGGCCATGGTTGCACCATGGGATAGGGACGATGAGAATCAAGCCCAAATAAGGAGGAGGATGCACATGTTCCTCGTGATCTGGCGCAACCATTTTGTACCGGAGTTTTAGTACCTTGAACCCGTCGTGCACGGCGACGAACTGCGACATCGTACTCTGCAGGAAGGGCACGGCGACCTGGCTGCGGGCGAGCCGGTGGAAGGGTTCGTGCACGGTGTACCTCCTGTCGAACGGCTGGTCCTCCCACTTGCCCTTAAAGTACATGGCGTTGCCGAGGACGACCCGAGTTGTTGCCGGATTTATCGATCCTTTGGGGAGAACGTTGCGGATGAGGTTCCTGGTCACCTGAGCCGCCCACGCGTTGATCTGGCCACGCGTTTCCTCCGGTGCGCCCTGGAAGTTGACTGTGCTCGCCTCGGCCTTGTACGTGCCCACGACGGCCTCGCGGAAGGCCGGCTTCAGCGGCCGCGAAAGGTCGCTCCACACGCCGCATGCGAACGCCACACGAGGACCGCCCGAGGCGGACCTGTCCTGGAGCGCGTCCGCCGCCATGCGGGACACGAAGCTCTCGAGCTCGCTACACGACCGCGCGCCAAGGATGCGGAGGATCTCGTCCAGGGTGGTGTCCCTGGCGCCGGCGGCCAGGAGCGACAGAGCTGTGTAGATGGACAGCGGCGAGAAGACGAGGTTGGTCCTGGGGTTTTCGTCCGCGAGGCGCTTGTTGAGGCCGGCGGCAAGCTGCGCCAGGCCAGAGCCGGACTGCGGCGACTTCTTGGCCGGCCAGTCCATCGTGGCCGCTCGCAGTCGCAGGAGACGTAAGTACTGATCGTTCGTGGCTATTTTGCTTTGCTTGGAGACGTAGGGCATCCGATCTGATTTGGATTTGGATTCGGTTCGGTTATATGCTTCCTTCTTTCCTCTTGTTTGACCGTCGAACGTACGTCGGTTTCACGTGATGGCTAACATGACTAGTTTGAGTTATTACCCAGCTAATACGGCCTCCCTGCATCTCTCCTAGCTTTCCTTTTATAGTATACTATCTTTGTCGGAAAATACGGAGAAGAACCTGGGTACCAGCGCACTGCGCACCCAATCTGCAAAAGAAAAagtaaattcaaaaaaagtttAAAAATTTTCAAATCTTATTCGGTACCAAACATAATCAAGTATTGTAGTCGTATAAAAAGATTCGTCAGAGAATGATATCCGTTGCATCCTGGGTCGAAGATTTGGCAAAAAACGCTATATACAAGTACTATACATGCTACATTGTTGTCATAAACTTGTCTTTTTTGCCCTGAAGTCGATAGGAATCATTTCTTGTCCAAACTTTTTATACGAGTACAATACCTGATCATCTTTGATTCCAAACAAGATTTGGATTTTGTTTAACTTTATTTGAATTACTAATTTTTTTTGCACATATAGGGTGCACGGGTACCCGAGAGCACAAGGTTCCCGTCCTAACTTTGCCTCAATTTGGTGGCAACCGCGTCTCCCTTCCTATACTATTTTTTTTAGCAAATGTTTGTACATTTTGTGTTACAGTTTTTCTGGTCATGTGATGCCTAATATTCTTGTCCAGTTTCATCGATGCAAAGTTTAACATATAAGTGGTAGGGTCCACCTCCCTTCACCATCCCATCCAACTTCCATTGAAATTCATTATTCCGGAGTGTTTGATCATCATGACAAAAAAGACCATGTAACATTTTTTTCCAGCATACAAAACATCACTGAAACATTTCATCCTGAAATTGATAGAAGCTTCCCcccaaaaaataggaaaaaaaagaaaatgatagagGCAACCCCAATTAATATCACATTATTAAGATGGAATCGTAGAGGACTATGCAATGGATGATCGGAAAGGAGGGGCCATCAAGAATGGATATATACTAGAAGGAAAAGTTGCACCCTGCCGTGCTTTACTGAATTACATTCTAATGGTATTGAGGGCTTGCAGCATTATTAGCCTACATATTCAGCTCCAGTAAGATTGTACGGCCACCGAGTTTGCAAATAGGAGGACGTGAACAAAGCTTTGAGTATCTATACATAGAGAGAACATGAAAAAAATACATACGGACATATTATAGAAATAAAATAGAAACATTTGGATTAACGAGTGTCAAATATTCCTAGTACAACATTTCGGTAAGCTTTTTCTGCCCTTTGGCAGTCTGGTGAATGGTGTATCTGAAAAATCTACGCATATTGATGTGCAAGCCAAAACAAATTGTACCAGAAAGTAAGATAGTAGCTATAGAGAGCAAATGGTTGAGTACACAAATTGAGTGAACTAATAAGAAAGAAAATCAGCTCAAATAAGAGAAAGAGAAGGAACTACCATTTCTCAACAATCTTTTTCTAAAAGAATCAACTACTTCAGTTTACTCCAATGCACTAATTTAATTGTTCTACTCATTCTGTGTTTGTAAAGGATCTTTCATTCCCTTGTTTGAATCTCCCTCTGGGTCCCAAAGCAAAACCATTATCCAACCTTTTATTTTCATCTAATATACTTACCCTTAGACATAGGCATGATAAATCATGTTTAACATTAGATGAATAGCTAATTGCAGCAGTGAAGATAACCATGTTTGATCGATGAATAGATCGAATTGCATTGTGTTGGGTACAAACTCCACCTGATGCAAATCCCATTCTAACTTTAATGTAGTGGCCACCTGATGCAAATCCGCTAAAgaaacatgt is drawn from Triticum dicoccoides isolate Atlit2015 ecotype Zavitan chromosome 4A, WEW_v2.0, whole genome shotgun sequence and contains these coding sequences:
- the LOC119289871 gene encoding putative serpin-Z8, with amino-acid sequence MDWPAKKSPQSGSGLAQLAAGLNKRLADENPRTNLVFSPLSIYTALSLLAAGARDTTLDEILRILGARSCSELESFVSRMAADALQDRSASGGPRVAFACGVWSDLSRPLKPAFREAVVGTYKAEASTVNFQGAPEETRGQINAWAAQVTRNLIRNVLPKGSINPATTRVVLGNAMYFKGKWEDQPFDRRYTVHEPFHRLARSQVAVPFLQSTMSQFVAVHDGFKVLKLRYKMVAPDHEEHVHPPPYLGLILIVPIPWCNHGRVGQSGEYGGPDHGAPYSHAHVRASYNRRGRSANYISTGPPPYFRHRPYPPPPFRNPTSPYAYPRPYPNGALGRFGHPPNPPYIALPHVPGRTGYPGNAFGNRYKPDPWAGNAYPSQCAARSVFSGSNRTGYTQFSMCIFLPDAHDGLWGLLDTIASRPGFLHDHLPEQQIALREFRMPKFKLSFHSSIVAVLKKLGLELPFCERGNLSEMVEGDGSGLPIVVGDVIHKAVVEVNEEGTEAAAVTVLVGALGCARPPSPPTPPQVDFIADHPFAYYIVEEATGAVVFAGHVLDPSKE